In Actinomadura luteofluorescens, the sequence ACCGAACTCCGCACCGGCGCCACCGGCGCGCTGGCCACCGACCTGCTGTCGAGAGCCGACGCCTCGACCGTGGCCGTGATCGGCGCCGGCAGCCAGGCAAGGTTCCAGCTCGACGCCCTTCTTCGCGTCCGCAAGATCGACACGGTACGCGTCCTCTCCAGACGCCGGGCTCATGCGGAACGCTACGCGCTCGATGCCCGGACCCGTTACGGCGTGACCGTACAGGTGTGCGACTCGGGCGAGGAGGCCGTGGCGGGCGCGGACATCGTCGTGACGACCACACCATCGCGCGAGCCGGTCGTCGAAGGCGCGTGGCTCGAACCGGGAACCCACCTCACGGCCATCGGTTGCGACTCGCCCGGCAAGCGCGAACTGGACGCCGAGTGCCTGCGGCGCGCGGCGGTCGTGGTCGTCGACGACCCTGACCAGGCGATCACTCATGGAGAGCTCCAGCATGCGGCGCGCGACGGGTCATGGGACGTGTCGCGCACGGTGGCACTCGGCGCGCTCCTCCAGGGGAAGGCGCGCGGACGGCTCGACGACCGCGGGATCACGATCGCGGACCTGTCCGGCGTCGGCTCGCAGGACGCGGCCATCGCGTCGCTCGCGTACTCGAAGGCCGTCGCCAGAGGGATCGGCCGCCGCATCGCCGAGGCCCGATTCCCCGAGGAGACGAAATGAGCGCCACCAGGACGCCCACCGCGCCGGCCCAGCAACTGCGCGTGCATCCTCGGCGGGCCGCGCGCCGGCTCAGGATGCTCTGTGGCGCCGTCGTCGTGTTCTTCCTCGTCGCACTCGCCCATTCACTGTGGACGAATCCGCGACTGCCGAAGGACGTGGTGTGGGACTACCTCTTCCATGAACTGACCCTGAGCGGGCTCGTCGTCACCCTGTACCTCACGGTTCTCGCCATGGTCATCGGGCTGGTCGGGGGCACGCTTCTGGCGATCATGCGTCTGTCGCCGAACCCCGTCCTGTCGTTCTGCGCCAACCTGTACCTGTGGGTCTTCCGGGGAACACCCGTGCTGATCCAGATCATCTTCTGGGGCTACCTCGGAGCGCTCTATCCCGAGCTGAAGATCGGTATTCCGTTCACCGGCATCACCTTCGTGTCCTTCGACGCCAACGTCATCACCCCGACCGTCGCCGCGCTCCTGGCCCTCGGTCTCAACGAGGTGGCCTACGCGTCGGAGATCGTGAGGTCGGGGATCCTCGGAGTCGATGCCGGACAGGTCGAGGCGGCGTCGTCGCTGGGGATGAACTCGCCCCAGACCCTGCGGCGGATCGTCCTTCCGCAGGCCATGCGAACGATCGTCCCGCCGATGAGCAACGAGGTCATCACCATGCTGAAGACGACGGCGCTGGTCTCCGTCATCGCCGGCAAGGACCTGCTGACGAACCTCCAGCAGATATACGCGCAGAACTTCCAGGTCATCCCGCTGCTCATCGTCGCGAGCATCTGGTACATGGCGATCACTTCGGTGCTCACTCTTCTCCAGACCCATCTCGAGAAGCGATACAGCCGGGGCCTGACCCGGACCACGGCCCGAGGGCCCATGAACAGGCTTTTCGGCTTCAAGCGGAGGGGAGCCGTCGATGCCTGAACCGCGCCTGGCCGTCAGCGCCCAGGGGATCCACAAGAGTTTCGGCGACATCCACGTGCTCCGGGGGGTCGACCTCGACGTACACGACGGAGAGGTCGTCTGCCTCATCGGCCCGAGCGGCTCGGGCAAGAGCACCTTCCTCCGCTGCATCAACCATCTCGAGACAGTGGACGTCGGCCTCCTCTCCGTCTACGGCGAACCCGTCGGCTACCGCGAAGAGCGGGGGACACTTCGCGAACTGCCGAACAAGGAGGTCTGCCGTCGCCGCAGCGAGATCGGCATGGTGTTCCAGCGGTTCAACCTCTTCGCGCACATGACGGCGGTCCAGAATGTCGCCGAGGCGCCTGTACGCGTCCTGCACAAGAGCAAAGAGCAGGCATACCAGACGGCGCGGGAACTGCTGGAAACGGTCGGCCTCAGCGACAAGGCCGATTGCTACCCCTCCTCGCTCTCGGGCGGCCAGCAACAACGAGTGGCCATCGCCCGCGCACTGGCCATGGGTCCCAACCTGATGCTGTTCGACGAACCCACGTCCGCACTGGATCCGGAGCTGGTCGGCGACGTCCTCGCCGTGATGCGGGACCTCGCCCAGAGCGGAATGACGATGGTCGTCGTCACCCACGAGATCGGTTTCGCCCGGGAAGTCGCCGACCGCGTGGCCTTCATGGACGGCGGGATCATCGCCGAGAGCGGCCCCACCGAGCAGGTACTCACCAATCCTTCACATGCCAGAACACGGGATTTCCTCTCCAAGGTACTCGCCTGAGCACGGCCGGGAAATTCCCGAAAGGAAGACATGAAAGCACGTAGATTGGCGGCGGTCGCAGCATGCGCGGCCGTCTTCGCCGGCGGGCTCGTCGGCTGCGGTGACTCATCCGACTCGACCGGCAGCGGCTCGACCACGATCGCGGATCGGAAGGTCATGGTCGACGAGCAACTCGCGGCGAAGGTCCCCGACTCGTTCAGGGGCCGCCTGCGCATCGCCACCGCGGCGCCATATCCGCCCTTCGAGTACTTCGACGAGAACCAGAAGCTCGTCGGACTCGACATCGATCTGGGCAATGCGGTGGCCGCCAAGCTGGGCATGAAGACGGATTGGCAGGCGGTCAGCTTCGACGGCGTCATCGCCGGGACCAAGGCGAAGAGGTTCGACCTCATCATCTCGGACATGGGCGTCACCTCCGAGCGGGCGAAGGAGATCGATTTCGTCACGTACGCGCTCGCCGGCATCGGCATGGTCATCCCGAAGGGGAACCCTCAAGGCGTCACGACGCTGGCCGACTTCTGCGGGAAGCCGGTGTCGATGGAAAAGGGCGCCATCCAGGTCACCTTCATCCAGGAGTTCAACAAGACCACCTGCGCGAAGGCGGGAAAGCCCATCCAGATCGCCCAGTTCGCGAAGAGCTCTGACGCGCTGCTCTCCCTGAAGACCGGCAAAACAAGCGGATTCTTCGTCGATCTCGCCAGCGGCACCTACATCGCCCGGACCAGCGAGAAGGGAGCGGCGTTCGAAGTCCTCAACGATTCCAAAGCGCCGCCCAGCGGCTACAACCCGATCAAGATCGGAGTTGGTGTGGGCAAGGACCACACCGAGCTGCGGGACGCGGTCAAGGCCGCGCTGGAGGCGCTCTTCGCGGACGGAACCTATACCGCGATATTCAAGAAGCACGGATTGCAGGGATCCGTCGTCAAGAAGATCGAGATCAATGGAGCGGAGACTCCCCAGTGACGGCACGACCGAGGATCGAGCTGGCGACGGCGGCGTACCTGCGCCGCCTGAACGTCCCGTCCCGGACCTCGGAGGAGGAGATGGGCGCGGCCGACGCACGTGAGTTCAACCGGAAGGCACTCGTCGCGGAGTTCGGCCCGCAGCCGGTCGTCGGCGCCATGGCGGACCACCTCGCGGGCGGCGTCCCAGTCCGCGTGTTCCGGCCCGCCGGAGACGCGGGCGCCGGTCCGGTCGTGCTGTACATCCACGGCGGCGGATGGACGGTCGGCGATCTGGACTCGCACGCCGGTGTGAGCCGGGCGCTGTGCGCCCTGGCGGGCGTCACCGTTGTCGCCGTCGACTACAGGCTCGCTCCCGAGCACCGGTATCCGGCGGCGGTCGAAGACTGCGAGGCCGCGCTCGAATGGCTCGCCGCCCATGCCGACGACCTCGGCGTCGACCCCAGGGCGATCGCCGTGGTGGGCGACAGCTCGGGGGGCAATCTCGCGGCGGTGATCGCACAGCGAGCGACGGCCGCCGGGGTGCGCCTGCGCTGCCAGGTGCTGGTCTACCCCCCCGTTGACAGCAGGTCCCGATCGAAGTCCTTCGAGACGATGGCGACGGGATACGGTCTCGAGGCCGCGGAGATGCTCTGGTACTGGTCGAACTACCTCGGCGAGGCACCGAAGGCCGACGACCCGGGGCATTCGCCGCTCGCGGCCCACGACCTGCACGGCCTGCCGCCCGCTCTGATCCTGACCGCCGAACTGGATCCGCTGAGGGACGAGGCGGAGGAGTACGGTGCGGCGCTGGTGGCGGCGGACGTGCCGGTGAGCATGCGCCGTTTCGCTGGAACGATCCACGGCTTCTTCCGCATGCCGGGCACCATCCCGCTGGGCAGGGTCGCGCTCGAATCGGCCGCCGCGTTCCTCCACTCCCGCCTTTCGGTCACCGGACCGCTACGGAGCTGGGACGACCTGAGTTTCGAGGTCGTGATATGACGCTGACGCTCGACCAGATCGTCGCCACCGCGTCGACTCCATGGTGGATGGAGGACGCGCTTCGGGACGAGGCCGAGGGGACCGCGCTGTCGCCTCTCTCGGAGAGGATCGACGCCGATGTCGCGGTGGTCGGGGGCGGCTACACGGGCATGTGGACCGCGTGGCTGCTGAAGACGCATGATCCGAGCCTGGACGTCGTCCTGCTGGAAGGCGACGAGTGCGGTCTGGGGCCCAGCGGTCGCAACGGTGGTTTCGTCCATGGCTACTGGGGACAACTCGGCCAGCTCGTCGACCTGTTCGGCC encodes:
- a CDS encoding ornithine cyclodeaminase family protein produces the protein MRSSFIAHDRGAVEKPDVITLEFDEHGADVHAKGSYIHGDPTWAVKVASSFPGNNRSGEPVHSGLSLVFSSSSGYLEAILLDNGYLTELRTGATGALATDLLSRADASTVAVIGAGSQARFQLDALLRVRKIDTVRVLSRRRAHAERYALDARTRYGVTVQVCDSGEEAVAGADIVVTTTPSREPVVEGAWLEPGTHLTAIGCDSPGKRELDAECLRRAAVVVVDDPDQAITHGELQHAARDGSWDVSRTVALGALLQGKARGRLDDRGITIADLSGVGSQDAAIASLAYSKAVARGIGRRIAEARFPEETK
- a CDS encoding amino acid ABC transporter permease, with translation MSATRTPTAPAQQLRVHPRRAARRLRMLCGAVVVFFLVALAHSLWTNPRLPKDVVWDYLFHELTLSGLVVTLYLTVLAMVIGLVGGTLLAIMRLSPNPVLSFCANLYLWVFRGTPVLIQIIFWGYLGALYPELKIGIPFTGITFVSFDANVITPTVAALLALGLNEVAYASEIVRSGILGVDAGQVEAASSLGMNSPQTLRRIVLPQAMRTIVPPMSNEVITMLKTTALVSVIAGKDLLTNLQQIYAQNFQVIPLLIVASIWYMAITSVLTLLQTHLEKRYSRGLTRTTARGPMNRLFGFKRRGAVDA
- a CDS encoding amino acid ABC transporter ATP-binding protein, whose protein sequence is MPEPRLAVSAQGIHKSFGDIHVLRGVDLDVHDGEVVCLIGPSGSGKSTFLRCINHLETVDVGLLSVYGEPVGYREERGTLRELPNKEVCRRRSEIGMVFQRFNLFAHMTAVQNVAEAPVRVLHKSKEQAYQTARELLETVGLSDKADCYPSSLSGGQQQRVAIARALAMGPNLMLFDEPTSALDPELVGDVLAVMRDLAQSGMTMVVVTHEIGFAREVADRVAFMDGGIIAESGPTEQVLTNPSHARTRDFLSKVLA
- a CDS encoding ABC transporter substrate-binding protein; the protein is MKARRLAAVAACAAVFAGGLVGCGDSSDSTGSGSTTIADRKVMVDEQLAAKVPDSFRGRLRIATAAPYPPFEYFDENQKLVGLDIDLGNAVAAKLGMKTDWQAVSFDGVIAGTKAKRFDLIISDMGVTSERAKEIDFVTYALAGIGMVIPKGNPQGVTTLADFCGKPVSMEKGAIQVTFIQEFNKTTCAKAGKPIQIAQFAKSSDALLSLKTGKTSGFFVDLASGTYIARTSEKGAAFEVLNDSKAPPSGYNPIKIGVGVGKDHTELRDAVKAALEALFADGTYTAIFKKHGLQGSVVKKIEINGAETPQ
- a CDS encoding alpha/beta hydrolase, coding for MTARPRIELATAAYLRRLNVPSRTSEEEMGAADAREFNRKALVAEFGPQPVVGAMADHLAGGVPVRVFRPAGDAGAGPVVLYIHGGGWTVGDLDSHAGVSRALCALAGVTVVAVDYRLAPEHRYPAAVEDCEAALEWLAAHADDLGVDPRAIAVVGDSSGGNLAAVIAQRATAAGVRLRCQVLVYPPVDSRSRSKSFETMATGYGLEAAEMLWYWSNYLGEAPKADDPGHSPLAAHDLHGLPPALILTAELDPLRDEAEEYGAALVAADVPVSMRRFAGTIHGFFRMPGTIPLGRVALESAAAFLHSRLSVTGPLRSWDDLSFEVVI